In Desulfuromonas acetoxidans DSM 684, a genomic segment contains:
- a CDS encoding bifunctional riboflavin kinase/FAD synthetase — MKVIRNLSEIDHPFDHAVVTLGNFDGVHLGHREIFRSVVESARNEGGTSIVCTFEPHPLKLLAADRAPRLINTPQERERLIGASCVDVLLVLPFTPELAALDPEQFVDQILIERIGLKHLVVGYDYAFGKGRSGSIEFLREQGQRKGFIVDVFGPVQKQGQVISSTRVRQHVLSGDVEGVVALLGRHFNFEGQVVHGDGRGHNLGFATANLATEKELIPASGVYACIAMVHGKEYKSVVSIGCKTTFGDHPLTIEAHLFDFKEDVYDQTMRLYFVKKLRNQKTFSDKDALIGAIEQDVTEAHHCLERTRIIEYREYLTFKQDEA; from the coding sequence ATGAAAGTAATTCGCAATTTATCTGAAATAGACCATCCTTTTGACCATGCTGTGGTCACGCTGGGAAATTTTGATGGTGTCCATCTTGGTCATCGGGAAATTTTTCGGTCCGTGGTAGAGAGTGCTCGCAACGAAGGAGGGACTTCTATTGTTTGCACTTTTGAGCCCCATCCGCTGAAATTGTTGGCCGCTGACCGTGCGCCACGGTTGATCAATACGCCTCAGGAGCGTGAACGGCTGATAGGCGCATCCTGTGTCGATGTCTTGCTGGTTCTCCCTTTTACCCCTGAATTGGCGGCGTTGGATCCGGAACAGTTTGTCGATCAGATTCTTATCGAGCGCATTGGGCTAAAACATCTGGTTGTCGGTTATGATTATGCTTTCGGCAAGGGGCGCAGCGGTTCCATTGAGTTCTTGCGCGAACAGGGACAGCGTAAGGGCTTTATTGTCGATGTGTTTGGTCCTGTGCAGAAGCAAGGACAGGTGATCAGCTCGACGCGAGTGCGCCAGCATGTTCTTTCAGGGGATGTCGAGGGCGTGGTTGCGTTGTTGGGACGGCATTTTAACTTTGAAGGACAAGTGGTGCATGGCGATGGCCGTGGACATAATCTCGGTTTTGCCACAGCTAACCTTGCCACTGAAAAAGAACTCATTCCAGCCAGCGGTGTTTATGCTTGTATTGCCATGGTCCATGGCAAAGAGTACAAATCGGTGGTGAGTATCGGTTGCAAAACAACCTTTGGTGACCATCCGTTGACGATTGAAGCGCATCTGTTTGATTTTAAAGAGGATGTGTATGATCAGACCATGCGGTTGTATTTTGTTAAAAAACTGCGGAATCAAAAAACTTTTTCCGATAAAGATGCATTGATTGGTGCCATTGAGCAGGATGTCACCGAGGCGCATCATTGCTTGGAGCGGACCCGGATTATTGAATATCGTGAGTACCTCACGTTTAAACAGGACGAGGCATGA
- a CDS encoding DUF1015 domain-containing protein produces the protein MAQIAPFRGICFNPSRGDGLDLVVSPPYDVIDSTLQQRLFDRSSYNIVRLILGTTHDGDDAENNRYTRSAVLFQQWRDEQVLVRDEEPAIYLYDQHYQIGEQAIVRKGFIALARIEEFASGMVKPHEQTRFDWCRDRLQLLRHCRANFSPVFSLYSDPCCVVEAMTSGVRKEAPDLEVSDDQGVRHKLWKIHDRRLIMTISEVLDAKPLLIADGHHRYETALNYRDEQREKQGEFSGKETFNYISMYFSNMEDPSCQTVAQHRLISARTYDPFWAQATIVFNVVALQGDAWQERVDQVPTPGDGHDMEILLYVGNGKGYVLTLKDLEEQSQRYRHLLVHAPSATHRAILYRAVLEQLLCDVANEEDGGIVHQVADALTCVDQGMARGALLFPALSVATVRDIANAGGKIPECSTCFFPSVLSGLVINPIVSGEQIGDFL, from the coding sequence ATGGCTCAAATTGCTCCGTTCCGGGGTATCTGCTTTAATCCCTCCAGGGGTGACGGCCTGGATCTGGTTGTCTCACCGCCCTACGACGTGATTGACTCCACGTTACAACAACGTCTGTTTGATCGCAGTTCTTATAATATTGTCCGCCTCATTCTGGGTACAACTCACGATGGCGATGATGCGGAGAATAACCGTTATACGCGCTCCGCCGTGTTGTTTCAGCAGTGGCGGGATGAACAGGTTCTGGTGCGTGATGAGGAGCCGGCGATCTATCTTTACGATCAGCACTACCAGATCGGTGAGCAAGCCATTGTTCGCAAGGGGTTTATTGCGTTGGCCCGTATTGAAGAATTTGCTTCGGGAATGGTCAAACCCCATGAACAGACTCGATTTGACTGGTGTCGGGACCGGTTGCAGTTACTGCGCCATTGCCGTGCCAATTTCAGTCCGGTCTTTTCTCTGTATTCCGATCCCTGTTGTGTGGTTGAGGCCATGACCAGTGGTGTTCGCAAGGAGGCTCCTGATTTGGAGGTGTCCGATGATCAGGGTGTTCGGCATAAACTCTGGAAGATCCATGATCGTCGTTTGATCATGACAATTAGTGAAGTGCTGGATGCCAAGCCCCTGTTGATTGCGGATGGGCATCACCGTTATGAAACCGCTTTAAATTATCGTGATGAACAGCGCGAAAAACAAGGGGAATTCAGTGGCAAAGAAACCTTCAATTATATCTCCATGTATTTTTCCAATATGGAAGATCCCAGTTGTCAGACCGTTGCTCAGCATCGTTTGATTTCTGCGCGGACCTATGATCCTTTCTGGGCGCAGGCGACAATAGTGTTTAATGTCGTTGCTTTGCAGGGAGACGCCTGGCAAGAGAGGGTGGATCAGGTGCCGACGCCGGGTGATGGTCATGACATGGAGATTCTTTTATATGTCGGCAACGGCAAAGGATATGTCCTGACGTTGAAAGACCTTGAGGAACAGTCCCAACGCTATCGTCATCTGCTGGTTCATGCTCCGTCAGCAACGCATCGTGCAATTTTGTATCGTGCTGTTTTGGAGCAATTGCTGTGTGACGTGGCCAACGAAGAAGACGGAGGGATTGTGCACCAGGTTGCTGACGCTTTGACGTGTGTGGATCAGGGCATGGCCCGCGGCGCTCTTTTGTTCCCAGCCCTGAGTGTGGCAACGGTTCGGGATATTGCCAATGCGGGGGGGAAGATTCCGGAATGTTCAACATGTTTTTTTCCCAGTGTCCTCAGTGGGCTGGTGATCAATCCCATCGTGTCAGGTGAGCAGATCGGCGATTTTCTCTAA
- the rnr gene encoding ribonuclease R → MPFSIAEVIRQLQRFERQPFSINELLGELNLSRSLRRKLVQFLDSLVVAGLIKHMRRGRYRVNRPLKLVCARLKHQSSGHGVLTDCDDGHELYVATFRLGGAMDGDEVMALELPESRGRRPEGWIVEVVKRSRETLLGVCEKNSRQGGVVFRSEQGGLTFDVDDRSRDVSLLVGQVVVLRIDRYPAMHENGLGHIVDVLGHAGSPEVDILSTVHRLGIPNRFSAAVEQAASAIAAEVPPEVVAARADLCSLPFVTIDGADARDFDDAVCLARSEDGHWRLHVAIADVGYYVEEGSALDLEARERGTSVYFPSRCLPMLPQALSNGICSLQPEKERLVVVAEITFDDLGRRLNFEAYRATIRSRQRLIYEQVQQVLDGQVPEIPVSEPLTEMLHQMQHLAQSLRHRRLHRGAIDFDLPEANVIFDDEGRIVRIGRRSRLDSHRLIEEFMLCANEAVAEFILSRRETGMFRIHESPDIRSMQSFQQFLATLNLGITLDEDGISARELRRLLHEVEGTSLEFSVNRILLRSMKQARYDAENSGHFGLASDAYCHFTSPIRRYPDLLVHRLLLQILDGRADWEADEPLPRLADAATAAERRAMEAERDIVDLRKCQFMEDKIGTRYSGYITSVNAFGFFVELDEFFVEGLVHIRTLSDDYYVFDEERLILVGQARRKTFQVGDTVEVEVWQIKSAAREIDFVLPDLEVSLHVSRRRRLGERRKRRR, encoded by the coding sequence ATGCCATTTTCAATTGCAGAAGTTATACGCCAGTTGCAGCGCTTTGAACGTCAACCGTTCAGTATTAACGAGTTGCTTGGTGAACTGAATTTGTCGCGGTCGCTGCGTCGTAAATTGGTGCAGTTTCTCGATTCGCTGGTTGTCGCTGGTCTGATTAAGCATATGCGGCGCGGTCGCTATCGGGTAAACAGGCCATTGAAGCTGGTTTGTGCCAGACTGAAACATCAATCTTCCGGCCATGGCGTGTTGACCGACTGCGATGATGGCCATGAGCTTTATGTCGCTACGTTTCGTCTTGGCGGTGCCATGGATGGTGATGAGGTGATGGCCTTGGAGCTGCCGGAGTCACGCGGTCGGCGACCTGAAGGGTGGATTGTCGAAGTTGTCAAACGCTCACGTGAGACACTCCTCGGAGTGTGCGAAAAAAATTCCCGCCAGGGAGGCGTGGTTTTTCGTAGCGAACAGGGTGGGTTGACCTTCGATGTTGATGATCGTAGTCGAGATGTCTCTTTGCTTGTGGGGCAGGTTGTTGTCTTGCGGATCGACCGTTATCCGGCCATGCATGAGAACGGACTTGGTCATATCGTCGATGTTCTCGGACATGCGGGGAGTCCGGAAGTTGATATTCTCAGCACGGTTCACCGGCTGGGGATTCCCAACCGGTTTTCAGCGGCAGTCGAGCAGGCTGCATCTGCGATCGCTGCGGAGGTGCCACCGGAGGTTGTTGCTGCTCGAGCGGATTTGTGTTCACTGCCGTTTGTGACAATTGATGGTGCCGATGCACGTGATTTTGATGATGCGGTGTGTCTGGCGCGCTCAGAAGACGGTCATTGGAGGCTTCATGTGGCCATTGCCGATGTGGGTTATTATGTCGAGGAAGGGTCTGCACTGGATCTCGAAGCACGAGAGCGGGGAACCAGCGTTTATTTCCCCAGTCGTTGCCTGCCTATGCTCCCCCAGGCGCTCAGCAACGGCATCTGTTCGTTGCAGCCTGAAAAAGAGCGGTTGGTCGTTGTTGCAGAAATAACCTTTGATGATCTCGGACGACGTCTGAATTTTGAGGCGTACCGGGCGACGATCCGTAGCCGGCAACGTCTTATTTATGAACAGGTACAGCAGGTGCTTGATGGCCAGGTTCCGGAAATACCGGTGAGTGAGCCTCTGACGGAAATGCTACACCAGATGCAGCATCTGGCGCAGTCGTTGCGGCATCGCCGTTTGCACCGTGGTGCCATCGATTTTGATCTGCCGGAAGCAAATGTTATTTTTGACGATGAAGGACGCATTGTACGTATTGGCCGGCGCAGTCGCTTGGATTCACATCGTTTGATTGAAGAGTTTATGCTGTGTGCCAACGAAGCTGTGGCGGAGTTTATCCTTTCGCGGCGCGAGACAGGGATGTTTCGAATTCATGAATCTCCCGACATCCGCTCCATGCAATCGTTTCAGCAGTTTCTGGCAACACTCAATCTGGGAATTACTTTGGATGAAGACGGCATTTCAGCGCGAGAATTGCGTCGCCTCCTTCATGAAGTGGAAGGTACCAGCCTGGAGTTCAGTGTAAATCGTATTCTGTTGCGCAGTATGAAGCAAGCACGTTATGATGCTGAAAATTCAGGTCATTTCGGTTTAGCCAGCGATGCCTATTGCCACTTTACGTCGCCGATTCGACGCTATCCCGATCTGCTGGTTCATCGGTTGTTGCTGCAGATACTCGATGGTCGTGCAGACTGGGAAGCGGATGAACCGTTGCCGCGACTGGCGGATGCGGCGACTGCAGCGGAACGGCGAGCCATGGAAGCTGAGCGTGATATTGTCGATTTGCGCAAGTGTCAGTTTATGGAAGACAAGATAGGTACCCGATACAGTGGCTACATTACTTCGGTGAATGCGTTTGGTTTTTTCGTTGAGCTGGATGAGTTTTTTGTCGAAGGGTTGGTTCATATCCGCACCTTGAGCGATGACTATTATGTTTTTGATGAAGAGAGACTGATTCTGGTCGGACAGGCCCGAAGAAAGACGTTTCAGGTTGGTGATACGGTTGAGGTTGAGGTGTGGCAGATTAAATCTGCAGCTCGTGAGATCGATTTTGTTTTGCCTGATCTGGAGGTGTCGCTGCATGTGTCGCGACGGCGTCGACTGGGGGAACGTCGCAAACGGCGACGGTAG